From Fibrobacter succinogenes, a single genomic window includes:
- a CDS encoding TIGR01440 family protein, which translates to MAGITYEIDDKSIVEQIKSDAKNVAAELIEVAKLKKGDIVVVGCSTSETLGNQVGSHSVPEVGKAIYEGLQSIFGAQGIYIAAQCCEHLNRAIIIEHEAVPNAEIVNVVPQPKAGGSFATACYASFKAPVALEHIKANAGIDIGGTLIGMHLREVAVPVRLKQNHIGKAMIIAARTRPKFIGGERAHYNESLKDGYPEF; encoded by the coding sequence ATGGCGGGTATTACTTACGAAATTGACGACAAAAGTATTGTTGAACAAATCAAGTCCGATGCCAAGAACGTCGCGGCAGAACTTATCGAAGTGGCGAAACTCAAAAAAGGCGATATCGTCGTTGTCGGTTGCAGCACCAGCGAAACTTTAGGCAACCAAGTCGGTAGCCATTCCGTCCCGGAAGTCGGGAAAGCAATTTACGAAGGGCTTCAAAGCATTTTCGGAGCGCAAGGCATCTATATCGCGGCCCAATGCTGTGAACACTTGAACCGAGCCATTATCATCGAGCACGAAGCCGTCCCGAACGCCGAAATCGTGAATGTCGTTCCCCAGCCAAAGGCTGGTGGCTCCTTCGCTACCGCGTGCTACGCAAGCTTCAAGGCTCCCGTAGCGCTCGAACATATCAAGGCAAACGCAGGAATCGACATCGGCGGGACCCTTATCGGCATGCACCTCCGCGAAGTCGCCGTGCCCGTGCGCCTAAAGCAAAACCACATCGGCAAGGCCATGATAATCGCGGCCCGCACCCGACCGAAATTCATTGGTGGTGAACGCGCGCACTATAACGAAAGCTTGAAAGACGGCTATCCAGAGTTTTAA
- a CDS encoding transporter substrate-binding domain-containing protein: MAINTGCKGTYNKQLTAASKANSPKCIVGVEQSSGIHESIEKTLPKAQIKPYSDLITAYFALQVGEIDALAYNETILTHTFNDSMSGLSYIPNDIGITEEIVIGMNKHSSIPNLKGIINKFIDSLNAAGTLAELNEHWNENSKTNPLISTKESESEQVLRIATSADVPPFSFINGSQIVGIDIDISKLLEDKLNIKTKIVRTERNKLVSALKNNEADLIISAFTKAESVLSDIEFSKPYYIGKTAFVVRKSDFDKEVSLSKVPKMTYLEPKKSDEIYKLADLSGKTVGVQTGATLDEQVQQLIKLPRLQYFANIPEMTKALEERDLDAIAVDYSVAEAILKHHSEFSILKDRLSKDEFGIAMRKNNPLKTRIDSCIRVLEKKGEIQRIKDKWSKSRSAVRVMQQDWVGSDTLIVGTEALYAPYEFYQWGELSGIDIDIMYTIGKMLNKNIKFADMNFDILIPSLVNEKTDLCIAAMSITEERSNSIDFSIPYDKNESVIVVHTPEHALEKNGDSTGVLSLFFQKIHDIFN; the protein is encoded by the coding sequence TTGGCAATAAATACAGGCTGTAAGGGAACTTACAATAAGCAACTGACAGCCGCTTCCAAGGCAAACTCACCTAAATGCATTGTTGGAGTCGAGCAATCATCCGGCATTCATGAATCTATTGAAAAAACGCTTCCCAAAGCACAAATCAAGCCGTATTCGGACTTGATTACCGCCTACTTTGCACTCCAAGTCGGGGAAATCGATGCGCTCGCCTACAACGAAACCATCCTCACCCACACCTTTAACGACAGCATGAGCGGGCTTAGCTACATCCCCAACGATATCGGCATCACCGAAGAAATCGTTATCGGCATGAACAAACACAGCTCTATTCCCAACCTCAAGGGGATTATCAACAAGTTTATCGACAGCTTAAACGCGGCTGGAACCTTGGCCGAACTCAACGAGCACTGGAACGAAAACTCCAAAACCAATCCACTTATTAGCACCAAGGAAAGCGAATCCGAGCAGGTCCTGAGAATAGCAACCTCAGCCGACGTTCCTCCATTTTCGTTCATCAACGGAAGTCAAATTGTAGGTATCGACATCGATATCTCTAAACTTCTCGAAGACAAGCTCAACATCAAAACCAAGATTGTCAGAACGGAACGTAACAAGCTAGTCTCAGCCCTCAAAAACAACGAAGCGGACCTCATTATTTCGGCATTCACCAAAGCTGAAAGCGTCTTGAGCGATATCGAATTTTCAAAGCCCTATTACATCGGCAAAACAGCTTTCGTTGTCCGCAAAAGCGATTTCGACAAAGAAGTTTCCTTGAGCAAAGTCCCCAAGATGACTTACCTTGAACCCAAAAAGTCCGATGAAATCTACAAGCTTGCCGACTTATCTGGAAAAACTGTTGGTGTACAGACGGGAGCCACTCTTGACGAACAAGTGCAACAGTTGATAAAACTCCCACGCCTCCAGTATTTCGCAAATATCCCTGAAATGACAAAAGCATTAGAAGAAAGGGACCTCGATGCCATTGCTGTAGACTACTCTGTTGCAGAAGCCATCCTCAAACACCATTCAGAATTTTCCATTTTGAAGGACCGCTTGAGCAAGGATGAATTTGGGATTGCCATGAGGAAAAACAATCCCCTCAAAACAAGGATCGATTCATGCATCAGAGTTTTGGAAAAGAAAGGCGAAATCCAACGAATCAAGGATAAATGGTCTAAAAGCAGGTCTGCCGTCAGAGTCATGCAACAAGACTGGGTCGGAAGCGACACGCTTATTGTCGGGACCGAAGCGCTATATGCGCCTTATGAATTTTACCAGTGGGGCGAACTTTCGGGAATCGATATCGACATCATGTACACAATCGGCAAGATGCTCAACAAGAATATCAAATTTGCCGACATGAACTTCGATATCTTGATTCCGTCGCTCGTGAATGAAAAGACAGACCTTTGCATCGCGGCCATGAGCATCACCGAAGAACGCAGCAATTCCATCGACTTCTCGATTCCCTACGACAAGAACGAATCCGTGATTGTCGTACACACTCCAGAGCACGCCCTTGAAAAAAACGGAGACTCCACAGGCGTCTTGAGTCTGTTCTTCCAGAAAATTCATGACATATTTAATTAA
- a CDS encoding tetratricopeptide repeat protein, with amino-acid sequence MRKSSHGKWMWLAALALSLGFAGCNLFHPTGSRDADNNDTEALTLDGYLEYQNSNYDAARKYFNKAIRADSGNSEAWVGLSKSVLKMQEGLNVFELASYAQRTEKNGKSSNGFIDMSDEKADSISKGIDSVMIFLNKFIILDTTDKTDKKIQFKDIADSYTILQLSKAAIRIRGMHTQLTSVISADNSGMMVNLNALNELGDSLKPFLNDIAAAAEAIKSSPETASEIIKAYLPDSTRDDFDDEDYADLSVGLANTVIELNERAQTVGEDRNDVFFKFGNHIDDDGDGCVDEEIVDNYDNDGDGEVDEDARDYRTVVLMRKPRNYAELIAQGMDPKTYDLTKAQVDSLKFIGSYQAVDINMNGVFGPEDRSIPEATWQPLDEAEWHFVYRDPNVRDEKNNHLLKFAIDLFFPGSDLDEKIRNKELIRHDTDVNNIKYNLQKRIRMVGGCWKYYSEEQFLQWFNGRNAE; translated from the coding sequence ATGAGAAAATCTTCGCATGGCAAATGGATGTGGCTTGCTGCTCTCGCTTTGTCTTTAGGCTTTGCTGGCTGTAATCTGTTCCACCCAACCGGTAGCCGCGACGCCGACAACAACGACACAGAAGCACTTACTCTCGATGGCTACTTGGAATACCAAAACTCAAACTACGATGCCGCACGCAAATATTTTAACAAAGCCATCCGGGCGGACTCAGGCAATTCCGAAGCGTGGGTTGGCCTCAGTAAATCCGTCCTAAAAATGCAAGAAGGGCTTAATGTATTCGAGCTCGCTTCTTACGCACAAAGGACTGAAAAGAACGGCAAGAGCTCCAACGGATTCATCGATATGAGCGATGAAAAAGCAGATTCCATTTCGAAAGGAATCGATTCCGTCATGATTTTTCTCAACAAGTTCATCATTCTTGACACAACGGATAAAACCGATAAAAAAATCCAATTCAAAGACATTGCCGATAGCTACACGATTCTCCAACTTTCCAAGGCGGCAATTCGCATCAGGGGAATGCATACGCAGCTTACATCAGTAATCTCGGCAGACAATTCAGGCATGATGGTGAACCTCAATGCGCTGAACGAACTTGGCGATAGCCTAAAGCCATTCCTCAACGATATAGCCGCAGCCGCAGAAGCCATTAAATCGTCACCGGAAACAGCCTCCGAAATTATCAAGGCCTATTTGCCAGACTCCACACGTGATGATTTCGATGATGAAGATTACGCAGACCTTTCTGTGGGGCTTGCAAACACAGTCATAGAACTGAACGAAAGAGCCCAAACCGTTGGTGAAGACCGTAACGACGTGTTCTTCAAATTCGGCAACCACATCGATGACGATGGCGACGGTTGCGTTGACGAAGAAATTGTTGACAATTACGATAACGACGGTGACGGAGAAGTCGATGAAGACGCTCGCGACTACCGCACCGTAGTCTTGATGAGAAAGCCGCGAAACTACGCCGAACTCATCGCACAGGGAATGGATCCAAAAACATACGACCTCACCAAAGCTCAAGTTGATTCGCTTAAGTTTATCGGAAGCTACCAAGCCGTCGATATCAACATGAACGGAGTTTTCGGACCAGAAGACCGTTCCATTCCCGAAGCAACTTGGCAACCCTTGGACGAAGCGGAATGGCATTTCGTTTATCGCGACCCGAATGTTCGCGACGAGAAAAACAACCACTTGCTCAAATTCGCTATTGACTTATTTTTCCCAGGCAGCGACCTTGACGAAAAAATCAGGAACAAAGAACTCATTCGTCACGATACCGATGTGAACAACATCAAGTACAACTTGCAAAAACGCATAAGAATGGTCGGTGGTTGCTGGAAGTACTACAGCGAAGAACAATTCCTCCAATGGTTCAATGGGAGGAACGCAGAATGA
- the lgt gene encoding prolipoprotein diacylglyceryl transferase, producing the protein MELSWWNLIPTYFDGIAFTIPFVGFPVHWYGVMYIFAFVTAYLTMWKISEKEKLGYTKEQLDNIFTWIIAGILLGARLGYVFFYKPGYYLSNPLEIILPFTHDELGSHFVGISGMSYHGGLILGILFFCIGAKRNKLDVWKTLNLAMLAAPLAYTWGRWGNFINGELFGEATTSAIGMWFPLAHDSTLANPILHHPSQLYEMIFEGVVLFIVLYNLRKIPKLHDKIPCLYLMGYGLFRFFIEFFRKPDAHLGRVDLFGMSRGQTLCSVMILAGLVWMVYLFYKEKKATEKV; encoded by the coding sequence ATGGAATTATCTTGGTGGAACTTAATACCGACTTACTTCGACGGAATAGCCTTCACGATTCCTTTCGTTGGTTTTCCAGTCCACTGGTACGGTGTCATGTACATTTTTGCGTTCGTGACCGCCTACCTCACCATGTGGAAAATCAGCGAGAAAGAAAAACTGGGTTACACCAAGGAACAGCTCGATAACATATTCACCTGGATTATCGCAGGCATCTTGCTCGGCGCCCGTCTCGGTTACGTTTTCTTCTATAAACCGGGCTACTATCTTTCGAACCCCCTCGAAATCATCTTGCCGTTTACGCACGATGAACTCGGCAGCCACTTTGTCGGGATTTCAGGAATGTCTTACCACGGTGGACTTATTTTGGGCATCTTGTTTTTCTGCATCGGCGCAAAGCGCAACAAGCTCGACGTCTGGAAAACATTAAACCTAGCCATGCTTGCCGCACCGCTTGCCTACACCTGGGGCCGCTGGGGCAACTTCATCAACGGTGAACTTTTCGGAGAAGCAACGACTAGCGCTATCGGTATGTGGTTCCCGCTCGCCCACGACAGCACTCTCGCGAACCCGATACTCCACCACCCGAGCCAGCTTTACGAAATGATTTTCGAAGGCGTTGTGTTGTTCATCGTTTTGTACAACTTACGCAAAATTCCAAAACTTCACGACAAGATTCCTTGCCTTTACTTAATGGGCTACGGTCTATTCCGCTTCTTCATTGAATTTTTCCGCAAGCCGGACGCCCATCTTGGACGCGTGGATCTCTTTGGCATGAGCCGCGGTCAAACCCTCTGCTCCGTGATGATCCTCGCAGGACTTGTGTGGATGGTGTATCTGTTCTACAAGGAAAAGAAAGCAACCGAAAAAGTTTAG
- a CDS encoding YkgJ family cysteine cluster protein — translation MNAYKEYFPTKAYRIAEMRLSSLLRVERDRLDSIAAALGRESAIGPDNLREQLPEILKFTEAYHAAYDQYLKAVLVQQPRPIQCRPACGNCCHHYPMSVEPFELIFMYSELRKRDDLLSLMESCQMRSDKFESLFESRKSEGLSEDDAEDKALHDYFSWWKSCPFSDGKGDCSVYPLRTVSCRMYFSETDPAYCTPDMLQTEKNDSYIVYMPDVVEDAVYGISEHYAALDLPESFFGGLLALNGYEGVLGA, via the coding sequence ATGAATGCTTATAAAGAGTATTTTCCGACCAAGGCTTACCGCATTGCAGAAATGCGTCTTTCCTCCCTGCTCAGGGTTGAGAGGGATCGTCTAGATTCTATTGCTGCGGCGTTGGGGCGTGAGTCGGCTATTGGTCCCGACAACTTGCGGGAACAGTTGCCCGAAATACTCAAGTTCACTGAGGCATATCATGCAGCCTATGACCAATATCTAAAGGCTGTACTTGTCCAGCAACCTCGCCCTATCCAGTGCAGGCCTGCATGCGGAAATTGTTGCCACCACTACCCGATGTCGGTGGAACCTTTTGAACTGATTTTCATGTACAGCGAACTGCGCAAGAGGGACGACCTCTTGTCTTTGATGGAATCGTGCCAAATGCGTTCGGACAAGTTCGAGTCGCTTTTTGAATCGCGCAAGAGCGAAGGGCTTTCTGAAGATGACGCCGAAGACAAGGCGCTCCACGATTATTTCTCGTGGTGGAAATCTTGCCCGTTCTCCGATGGCAAGGGCGATTGCTCGGTCTACCCGTTGCGGACGGTTTCTTGTCGTATGTACTTTAGCGAAACGGACCCCGCTTATTGCACGCCGGATATGCTCCAGACCGAAAAAAACGATAGCTATATAGTTTATATGCCAGATGTCGTCGAGGATGCCGTTTACGGGATCTCGGAACATTATGCAGCGCTCGATTTGCCGGAGAGTTTTTTTGGCGGACTCCTGGCGCTGAATGGCTATGAAGGAGTCTTGGGCGCGTGA
- a CDS encoding penicillin-binding transpeptidase domain-containing protein, with product MERLPYAQRMRNRAIAITVLILIIVAIVHCSTKDEVAPTVEKQETALAIDSLADTAAFITDFSDTNAFDSIVSENPNGLAALTGIEDNDFDKSLDSTGTAGSTNNVRDTLHIKSQKNPFLAEKIDILLRRYHPDLGIILVVDTKTNEIIAWGERRDGKIQNRPDWIGRPTFPAASLAKLVTIAAAMESNRYSLNTRIPMMGRHHTLYLNQLRVPEKYKGPTMELSEAFARSANPPMAIVGKSVGAKRLLSAAAKLGYNKRFPGNAPNASSYTAPDTGYGLAEVACGFTTSTTLTPLLAAAQVRAILTKKPLQIPWARDMAPFAPQRSLALDIGKFTENTYYGLRESMLRSVAQGTAHKHMSTKNMAKKNFEALRLGGKTGSLDGKDPAGRYDWFMGFAESRANPSKSIVVIVMQMHKEIRSQPATQVAATVINYWAHQNLEQKK from the coding sequence ATGGAAAGACTCCCCTACGCACAAAGAATGCGTAACCGCGCCATCGCGATTACCGTTCTTATATTGATTATTGTAGCCATTGTTCATTGTTCCACGAAAGACGAGGTAGCGCCAACCGTCGAAAAACAAGAGACAGCGCTAGCCATAGATTCGCTAGCCGACACAGCCGCCTTTATAACCGACTTTAGCGACACAAACGCATTCGATTCCATTGTTAGCGAAAACCCCAACGGACTTGCCGCCCTCACCGGAATCGAAGACAACGACTTCGACAAGTCTCTCGACAGCACCGGAACCGCAGGCAGCACAAACAACGTCCGCGACACGCTCCACATCAAGTCGCAAAAGAATCCCTTCCTCGCTGAAAAAATTGACATTTTATTACGTCGCTACCACCCGGACTTGGGCATCATCCTCGTCGTCGATACAAAGACAAACGAAATCATTGCCTGGGGTGAACGCCGCGACGGCAAAATACAAAACAGGCCCGACTGGATTGGGCGTCCCACCTTCCCCGCGGCATCCCTTGCAAAGCTTGTAACCATCGCCGCCGCCATGGAAAGCAACCGCTATTCGCTCAACACACGTATCCCGATGATGGGGCGCCACCACACGCTCTACTTGAACCAGCTCCGCGTTCCCGAAAAATATAAAGGCCCCACGATGGAACTTTCCGAAGCGTTTGCCCGCTCCGCGAACCCGCCGATGGCCATCGTCGGAAAATCAGTCGGCGCAAAGCGCCTGCTCTCTGCCGCCGCAAAGCTAGGTTACAACAAGCGCTTCCCGGGCAACGCCCCGAACGCATCGAGCTACACCGCCCCGGACACAGGCTACGGCCTTGCCGAAGTCGCCTGCGGTTTTACAACATCGACAACACTCACGCCGCTTCTTGCCGCAGCGCAAGTCCGCGCTATCCTCACAAAGAAGCCGCTCCAAATCCCATGGGCTCGCGACATGGCGCCATTCGCCCCGCAACGGTCACTCGCGCTTGACATCGGAAAATTCACTGAAAACACCTACTATGGTCTCCGCGAATCCATGCTCCGATCAGTAGCGCAAGGCACAGCCCACAAGCACATGTCCACAAAGAACATGGCAAAGAAAAACTTCGAAGCGCTCCGCCTCGGCGGAAAAACTGGCTCGCTCGACGGGAAAGATCCTGCAGGCCGTTACGACTGGTTCATGGGATTTGCCGAATCCAGGGCGAACCCGAGCAAATCCATTGTCGTCATCGTCATGCAGATGCACAAAGAAATTCGTTCGCAACCGGCAACGCAGGTCGCAGCAACAGTCATCAACTATTGGGCGCACCAAAACCTCGAACAAAAAAAATAA
- a CDS encoding thioesterase family protein produces MAVAMEENANPVKFEKLFKVTPEMIDENKHMNNVWAVQWVQDISIAHSDSVGATDLMYQLGCAWMIHTQFVEYKNQAFLGDEIRGTTWVASYSKVMSVRKCRFERVSDGKVVFESETQWVLMDPNRGRPFAIPQEIKDRFQIK; encoded by the coding sequence ATGGCTGTAGCTATGGAAGAAAATGCGAATCCGGTGAAGTTTGAAAAACTCTTCAAGGTAACGCCCGAGATGATTGACGAAAACAAGCACATGAACAATGTGTGGGCGGTGCAATGGGTTCAGGATATTTCGATTGCTCATTCCGATTCTGTCGGAGCAACAGATTTGATGTACCAGTTAGGATGTGCTTGGATGATCCACACGCAGTTTGTGGAATACAAGAACCAGGCTTTCTTGGGTGATGAAATCCGTGGAACAACGTGGGTGGCAAGTTACAGCAAGGTGATGAGTGTTCGCAAGTGCCGCTTTGAACGTGTTTCCGATGGCAAGGTTGTCTTTGAATCCGAAACGCAGTGGGTCTTGATGGATCCAAATAGGGGACGGCCTTTCGCCATCCCGCAAGAAATCAAGGACCGTTTCCAGATCAAGTAA